One Xyrauchen texanus isolate HMW12.3.18 chromosome 34, RBS_HiC_50CHRs, whole genome shotgun sequence genomic window carries:
- the LOC127627352 gene encoding C-C chemokine receptor type 8-like translates to MNNSTVDSNTPVASTNSTIGSAEKISTIEIFVFSINFLFGIPAHSYVIWLIVTGKGSGISSEFLNLNLSFCEFGNCLNCLFTTLENWFSSRVSVSLFVLGLLITGRPLFQCLICVERYLAVVHPVNFLKFKPLRYRLMCSTAAWIITLSSCLVCMITLMFYKIAYTWFFSLQFLLFLAIQLFCLLAVLRALKQPRPGKRGRERGQENHKKRRAFYLILITTVALVISYLPFSIWGFFNNLTTQNIPEFWCFSFVCFMLVGFLQPVLYLHRFGRLACLCSS, encoded by the coding sequence ATGAATAACTCTACAGTCGACTCCAACACACCTGTGGCATCCACAAACTCCACTATTGGATCTGCTGAGAAAATTAGCACCATAGAAATTTTTGTGTTCAGCATCAATTTCCTTTTTGGTATTCCTGCACACTCCTATGTTATATGGCTCATAGTCACTGGAAAAGGAAGTGGCATTTCATCAGAATTCTTGAACCTAAATCTATCTTTTTGTGAGTTTGGAAACTGTCTCAACTGTTTGTTTACTACTCTGGAAAATTGGTTTTCAAGTCGTGTGTCAGTTTCTCTGTTTGTACTTGGACTACTAATCACTGGCCGACCCTTGTTTCAGTGTCTGATCTGTGTTGAACGCTACCTGGCAGTGGTTCATCCTGTAAACTTTCTGAAGTTCAAACCTCTCAGATACAGATTGATGTGTTCCACTGCTGCCTGGATAATTACTCTTAGTTCCTGTTTGGTCTGCATGATCAcattaatgttttataaaattgcaTATACATGGTTCTTCTCACTGCAATTCCTACTCTTCCTCGCCATTCAGTTGTTTTGCCTTTTGGCTgttctcagagctctgaagcagcCTAGAccaggaaagagagggagagagagaggccaGGAAAACCACAAGAAGAGAAGAGCGTTTTATCTTATTCTGATAACTACTGTGGCACTGGTTATCTCATATCTGCCATTTAGTATCTGGGGATTCTTTAATAATCTGACCACGCAGAATATTCCGGAATTTTGGTgtttcagttttgtttgttttatgctgGTTGGTTTTTTACAGCCTGTACTTTATCTGCATCGATTTGGAAGACTTGCATGTCTCTGTTCTTCATAA